Proteins encoded together in one Cryptomeria japonica unplaced genomic scaffold, Sugi_1.0 HiC_scaffold_171, whole genome shotgun sequence window:
- the LOC131076232 gene encoding flavonoid 3'-monooxygenase CYP75B3-like produces the protein MAKEFLKTHDKFIANRPLTAVGKYIGYNFKDLILSLYGPYWRHMRKLCVVELLNTKRIDSFRCTQEEEMLLAIHSVWEMSRQGEKLVNLTNLFSSFMQAVMWRILFDTKIFSHSHAKVGGNGLDGFARRVAAAEKVHNLIAQAIQILHDIFLAGVETTSATIEWAMSEILRNPGVAKKMQEEIVSVVGRERTVCERDIGSLEYMQCVVKETLRLYPVLPLIFPHESTKDCTVGGYFIWAIGRDPSLWEDPRNSSQRDLWTKMNL, from the exons ATGGCCAAGGAGTTCTTGAAAACCCACGATAAGTTTATTGCCAACCGACCTCTTACTGCTGTAGGAAAATATATTGGCTATAATTTCAAAGATCTAATATTGTCTCTTTACGGGCCTTATTGGAGACACATGAGGAAGCTATGTGTGGTAGAATTGTTGAATACCAAAAGGATCGATTCCTTCAGATGTACACAAGAGGAAGAAATGCTTTTGGCTATTCATTCAGTGTGGGAGATGTCTAGGCAGGGTGAGAAACTTGTTAATCTCACCAACTTGTTTTCATCGTTTATGCAGGCAGTCATGTGGCGAATCCTTTTCGACACTAAAATTTTTTCTCATAGTCACGCTAAAGTGGGTGGTAATGG ACTAGATGGGTTTGCAAGGCGTGTAGCGGCAGCTGAAAAGGTACACAATTTGATCGCGCAA GCTATACAAATTCTACATGATATATTCTTGGCTGGAGTTGAAACGACGTCTGCTACAATAGAATGGGCAATGAGTGAGATTCTTAGAAACCCTGGTGTGGCTAAGAAAATGCAAGAGGAAATAGTGTCGGTGGTCGGCAGAGAAAGGACAGTATGTGAGCGTGATATAGGAAGCTTAGAGTACATGCAGTGTGTGGTGAAGGAGACGCTGAGGTTATATCCTGTGTTACCCTTGATTTTTCCGCACGAATCCACAAAAGACTGTACAGTTGGGGGATACTTCATTTGGGCTATTGGAAGAGACCCATCGTTGTGGGAAGATCCTCGGAATTCAAGCCAGAGAGATTTATGGACAAAAATGAATTTGTGA